One window of Priestia filamentosa genomic DNA carries:
- a CDS encoding BCCT family transporter, producing MMTTNGSQNPSNSVKVLWGILLTTIALVLLYSGGLQALQNTMIIAALPFSIVMALMTFSLLKALNKEAKEYGIGKLKKRK from the coding sequence ATGATGACAACGAATGGGTCTCAAAACCCTAGTAACAGTGTAAAGGTCCTTTGGGGAATATTACTTACAACTATAGCTCTTGTTCTTCTCTATTCAGGAGGCCTGCAGGCTCTGCAAAATACCATGATTATTGCAGCCCTTCCCTTTTCAATCGTTATGGCCTTAATGACGTTTAGTCTACTTAAAGCTCTTAACAAAGAAGCGAAAGAATATGGAATTGGAAAGTTGAAAAAACGAAAATAA
- a CDS encoding MFS transporter — protein sequence MKNNYRYFIIFMIVIITVINYIDRGALSYAQAEIIEEFNLDPISWGAILGYFGYGYIFGALFGGALADKRGPKFMWILAGTTWSIFEIGTIFAGHLGATFFGGSALAGFAVFRVLFGLAEGPTLSTMNRTMANWVSPKEKGFSVALGLVGTPIGALITAPVVVGLLTFTNWKVTFIILGLLGFIWVLVWRKVFTNLPEDHPKVSKIELQKIRSTNDLIEGEIKLEETITNNVPWYYFFKNSTLTMNAIGYFAFLYVNILLLTWTPKYLQDEFNYSLASLSYIGMIPWIGAIITGLLGGKISDKLREKTGNLRIARSWFTVVCLFCTAICFMLIPTVESATAVLSLMCIGNAFNYLPNSIYWTVILDTEPNKAGTFGGVTHFIANLATIIAPTLTGSLVASHGYNAMFTAAAIAVIVGMVSMMFVKPGKRDYTSVNQTQKDTTLY from the coding sequence ATGAAAAATAATTATCGTTACTTTATTATCTTCATGATTGTTATTATAACAGTTATAAATTACATAGATAGAGGTGCCCTATCATACGCACAAGCTGAGATTATAGAAGAATTCAATTTAGATCCCATAAGTTGGGGAGCAATTCTAGGTTATTTTGGATACGGATATATTTTTGGAGCACTATTTGGTGGTGCTTTAGCAGATAAGAGAGGACCTAAATTTATGTGGATTCTGGCGGGAACTACATGGTCTATTTTTGAAATAGGAACGATATTCGCTGGTCACTTAGGTGCAACATTTTTTGGTGGTTCGGCGTTAGCAGGTTTTGCGGTATTTCGCGTTTTATTTGGATTAGCTGAAGGTCCTACATTATCTACAATGAACAGAACAATGGCAAATTGGGTATCCCCAAAGGAAAAAGGTTTCTCAGTAGCACTTGGTTTAGTCGGTACTCCTATTGGAGCACTAATTACTGCTCCCGTTGTAGTAGGACTTTTAACATTCACTAATTGGAAAGTAACATTTATTATTCTTGGATTATTAGGTTTTATTTGGGTATTAGTATGGAGAAAAGTATTTACAAATTTACCTGAAGATCATCCCAAGGTCTCGAAAATTGAACTTCAGAAAATTCGCAGTACAAATGACTTAATAGAAGGTGAAATAAAATTAGAAGAAACAATAACAAACAACGTACCATGGTATTATTTCTTTAAAAACTCTACTTTAACAATGAATGCTATCGGGTATTTTGCATTTTTATATGTGAATATCTTATTACTTACTTGGACCCCAAAATATTTACAGGATGAATTTAATTATTCCTTGGCGTCTCTTTCATATATAGGTATGATTCCATGGATAGGAGCCATTATTACGGGGCTGTTAGGTGGCAAAATTTCAGATAAGTTACGTGAAAAAACCGGAAATTTGCGTATAGCTAGATCTTGGTTTACGGTAGTTTGCTTGTTTTGTACAGCTATTTGTTTTATGTTAATTCCAACAGTTGAAAGTGCTACAGCAGTACTTTCATTAATGTGTATAGGTAACGCATTTAATTACCTACCAAACTCTATATATTGGACAGTTATTCTTGATACAGAGCCAAATAAAGCAGGAACTTTTGGTGGGGTAACTCACTTTATTGCAAATTTAGCTACTATTATTGCACCGACGTTAACAGGCAGTCTCGTTGCATCTCACGGATATAATGCTATGTTTACTGCTGCTGCTATTGCTGTGATAGTCGGAATGGTATCTATGATGTTTGTAAAACCTGGAAAACGAGATTATACGTCAGTAAATCAAACCCAAAAAGATACTACATTATATTAA
- a CDS encoding arginase family protein, whose amino-acid sequence MGIKCKIRGSIASQLYDLISRKEGISATVERALDDLAKKVDVMYLTVDMDVLDSAYIPKVPAKNTELIRTDELFECVYITGSYSLVQAIDMVCLDSLRNKSSITIKTGIHIFSKFSISFVRKT is encoded by the coding sequence ATGGGTATAAAATGTAAAATTCGCGGCTCTATTGCAAGTCAACTATATGACCTTATTTCAAGAAAAGAAGGAATTTCTGCTACAGTTGAAAGAGCTTTGGATGATTTAGCTAAAAAAGTAGACGTTATGTATCTGACAGTAGATATGGATGTTCTTGATAGTGCTTATATACCTAAAGTTCCAGCAAAAAACACAGAACTAATAAGAACAGATGAATTATTTGAATGCGTATACATTACAGGCTCATATTCTTTAGTACAGGCAATAGATATGGTATGTTTAGATTCTTTGCGTAATAAATCTAGCATCACTATTAAAACAGGAATTCATATATTCTCGAAGTTTTCAATTAGCTTTGTAAGAAAAACATAA
- a CDS encoding Glu/Leu/Phe/Val family dehydrogenase — protein sequence MKVESPVKSDQIQELDHKQSGTLNLLNSTQLIIKEAVRKLGYNNKMYELLKEPIRTLMVRIPVRMDNGSIEIFTGYRSQHNDAVGPTKGGVRFHPEVNEEEVKALSIWMSLKCGIANLPYGGGKGGIICDPRNMSLGELERLSRGYVRAISQIVGPTKDIPAPDVYTNSQIMAWMMDEYSRLREFDSPGFITGKPIVLGGSQGRETATARGVTICIEEAVKKKGIKLQGARIVIQGFGNAGSFLAKFMHEAGAKVIGISDAHGALYDPTGLDIDYLLDRRDSFGTVTNLFTNVMTNQELLEQECEILVPAAISNQITLENADRIHASIVVEAANGPTTLEATKILDERGILLVPDILASAGGVTVSYFEWVQNNQGYYWSEEQVAEKLRKVMINSFETIYQMSQTHEVDMRLAAYMAGIRKSAEASHFRGWV from the coding sequence ATGAAAGTGGAATCCCCTGTTAAAAGTGATCAAATTCAAGAGCTGGACCATAAGCAAAGTGGAACATTAAATTTATTAAATTCAACTCAACTTATTATAAAAGAAGCGGTTCGGAAGCTAGGCTATAACAATAAGATGTATGAATTATTAAAAGAACCAATTAGAACCTTAATGGTGCGTATCCCAGTTCGAATGGATAACGGTTCCATTGAAATTTTTACCGGTTATCGTTCTCAACATAACGATGCTGTGGGTCCTACAAAGGGAGGTGTCCGATTTCATCCTGAAGTAAATGAAGAAGAGGTCAAAGCCTTGTCTATTTGGATGAGTTTAAAGTGTGGCATTGCTAATCTTCCTTACGGAGGAGGAAAAGGAGGAATTATTTGCGACCCAAGGAACATGTCACTTGGGGAATTAGAGAGATTAAGTCGCGGATATGTTCGGGCCATTAGCCAAATCGTTGGTCCGACAAAAGATATTCCAGCCCCTGATGTTTATACGAACTCTCAAATTATGGCGTGGATGATGGATGAGTACAGCCGCCTTCGTGAATTTGACTCTCCTGGATTTATTACAGGAAAACCGATTGTATTAGGGGGATCACAAGGTCGTGAAACGGCAACGGCGCGCGGTGTAACAATTTGCATTGAAGAAGCCGTCAAGAAAAAAGGTATTAAATTACAGGGGGCACGCATTGTGATTCAGGGCTTTGGGAATGCCGGAAGCTTTCTGGCTAAATTTATGCATGAAGCAGGGGCCAAAGTGATTGGGATTTCAGATGCACATGGTGCTCTTTATGATCCAACAGGGCTTGATATTGATTATTTACTTGATCGACGAGATAGTTTTGGGACTGTAACCAATTTATTTACTAATGTTATGACAAATCAAGAATTACTTGAGCAAGAATGTGAAATTCTTGTTCCAGCAGCCATTTCTAATCAAATTACGTTAGAAAATGCCGATCGCATTCATGCATCCATTGTGGTAGAAGCAGCAAATGGACCTACAACCTTAGAAGCTACCAAAATTTTAGATGAAAGAGGTATCCTCCTTGTGCCAGATATACTAGCTAGTGCAGGTGGTGTGACTGTTTCGTACTTTGAATGGGTTCAAAATAATCAAGGATATTATTGGTCAGAGGAACAAGTAGCTGAAAAATTGCGAAAAGTAATGATCAATTCCTTTGAAACTATTTATCAAATGTCCCAGACCCATGAAGTTGATATGCGTTTAGCCGCATATATGGCCGGAATCAGAAAATCGGCTGAAGCCTCGCATTTCCGAGGATGGGTATAA
- a CDS encoding agmatinase family protein, which yields MSEKWLQAPEWSWNTSKEETAYVHQWIQPLNELRGLPDLILYGAPISRSSISVSGASLYPTEFRRMWKSYATYNLDENIDLTALQVADAGDIVMHTTDIPLSHQRIQETSAHLVARYPHTITCMIGGDHSTTACAVRGIKEVCKQKTIGILQLDTHLDVRDPEELGPANGTPIRQLIDSNIVKGEDVINIGLHGYFNAKPLIDYAEKHQIQVVTLKQARRKGLINTIQEALERLSAKVDLVYVTVDMDVLDISIAPGVPASTPGGMTSTELFDSLLEIGKHPIVQHIDFVCLDPSKDSPVAETVKVGVYAWLQFITGYILRSR from the coding sequence ATGAGTGAAAAATGGCTTCAAGCCCCTGAATGGTCTTGGAATACATCGAAAGAAGAAACAGCTTATGTTCATCAGTGGATTCAGCCTCTTAATGAACTAAGAGGTCTGCCTGACCTGATTCTTTACGGAGCGCCAATTTCGAGATCATCAATTAGTGTGTCTGGGGCTTCCCTGTATCCAACGGAATTTCGGAGAATGTGGAAAAGCTATGCCACTTACAACCTGGATGAAAATATCGATTTGACAGCGCTACAAGTAGCGGATGCAGGGGATATTGTAATGCATACGACAGATATCCCTTTATCACATCAACGTATTCAAGAGACATCAGCACATCTTGTGGCACGCTATCCTCATACTATCACATGCATGATTGGCGGTGATCATTCTACAACGGCTTGTGCTGTGCGAGGAATCAAAGAAGTTTGTAAGCAAAAAACGATTGGAATTTTGCAACTTGACACACATCTTGACGTGCGGGATCCGGAGGAACTAGGTCCTGCAAATGGAACGCCAATCCGCCAATTAATTGATAGCAATATTGTTAAAGGAGAGGATGTCATCAATATCGGTTTGCATGGTTATTTTAATGCAAAGCCACTTATTGATTATGCCGAGAAACACCAGATTCAGGTGGTGACATTAAAACAAGCACGCAGAAAGGGTCTTATCAATACCATTCAAGAAGCGCTTGAACGATTGTCAGCAAAAGTTGACCTTGTTTATGTTACAGTCGACATGGATGTACTCGATATTTCCATTGCACCAGGGGTACCAGCATCTACCCCCGGCGGTATGACATCAACTGAGCTGTTTGATTCATTGCTAGAAATCGGTAAGCACCCAATTGTTCAGCATATTGATTTTGTTTGTCTAGATCCTAGCAAAGATTCACCAGTTGCTGAAACAGTCAAGGTTGGGGTGTACGCATGGCTGCAGTTTATAACTGGTTATATTTTACGCTCTAGATAA
- the hutI gene encoding imidazolonepropionase produces MTKPIWIKHATQLATLAGEGKGPRSQEAMSELGLIEDGSLWIENGIIQAVGTTNELEKRYAEKLHTADIVEASNHLVTPGLVDPHTHVVYGGSREREFEMRLEGATYMDIMNAGGGIHATARMTREAIEEELLEQTMSRLDSFLAHGVTMVESKSGYGMNLETELKQLRVMKELQQKHAIDLIPTFMGAHAVPPEFKGKEDEFVDYLIDKMLPIVAEENLAEFNDVFCEKGVFTPEQSKRILEAGKEYGLVPKIHADEIEPYGGAELAAKVGAISAEHLLKASDEGIHAMAKAGTIACLLPATALYLREEAAAGRKMIDAGVPVAISTDCNPGSSPTTSMPLVMNLACISMRLTPAEALTAATYNAACAINRQEKVGSIEVGKQADIVLWDVKNYQELQYLFGVNHVKAVWKKGVKVVG; encoded by the coding sequence ATGACAAAACCAATTTGGATTAAACATGCGACTCAGCTTGCTACGCTTGCAGGTGAAGGGAAAGGTCCGCGCTCACAAGAAGCTATGTCAGAGCTTGGATTAATTGAAGATGGTAGTTTGTGGATAGAGAATGGAATCATTCAGGCTGTCGGTACAACAAATGAACTGGAAAAACGCTATGCGGAGAAATTGCATACAGCGGACATTGTGGAGGCTTCCAATCATTTAGTCACGCCTGGGCTTGTGGATCCCCATACACATGTTGTGTACGGGGGGAGTCGTGAACGTGAGTTTGAAATGCGCCTTGAAGGTGCAACATATATGGACATTATGAACGCAGGGGGAGGAATTCATGCAACAGCCCGTATGACACGAGAGGCAATAGAAGAAGAATTACTCGAACAAACAATGAGTCGTCTCGATTCATTTCTTGCTCATGGAGTTACGATGGTAGAAAGTAAAAGCGGCTATGGCATGAACCTGGAAACTGAGCTTAAACAATTGCGTGTAATGAAAGAATTGCAACAAAAACACGCAATTGATCTTATCCCTACTTTTATGGGAGCTCACGCTGTACCTCCAGAATTTAAAGGAAAAGAAGATGAATTTGTTGATTATTTAATTGATAAAATGCTGCCAATAGTAGCTGAGGAAAACTTGGCTGAGTTTAACGATGTTTTTTGTGAGAAAGGTGTTTTTACCCCTGAGCAGTCAAAACGGATACTAGAAGCCGGAAAAGAATATGGGCTAGTGCCTAAAATACATGCCGATGAAATTGAACCTTATGGGGGAGCAGAGTTGGCTGCAAAGGTAGGAGCTATCTCGGCTGAGCATTTATTAAAAGCATCAGATGAAGGAATACATGCTATGGCGAAAGCTGGGACCATTGCTTGCTTATTACCAGCTACAGCATTATATTTGCGCGAAGAAGCTGCAGCCGGAAGAAAGATGATTGATGCAGGTGTACCTGTAGCTATTTCCACTGACTGCAATCCCGGGTCATCACCGACGACTTCTATGCCACTCGTTATGAATTTAGCTTGTATTTCGATGAGACTTACTCCAGCAGAAGCCTTGACAGCAGCAACATATAATGCAGCTTGTGCTATTAATCGTCAGGAAAAAGTTGGGTCAATCGAAGTAGGGAAGCAAGCAGATATTGTCTTATGGGATGTTAAAAACTATCAAGAATTACAATATTTATTCGGAGTTAATCATGTCAAGGCTGTATGGAAAAAAGGTGTAAAGGTGGTGGGATAG
- the hutU gene encoding urocanate hydratase, producing the protein MNAFTKNKVIRYEGTELHTKGWQQEAVLRMLMNNLDPDVAEHPEELVVYGGIGKAARNWESFDAIVQSLKKLEEDETLLVQSGKPVVIFKTHQNAPRVLIANSNIVPAYANWDTFHELDKKGLMMYGQMTAGSWIYIGSQGIVQGTYETFAELAKQHFNHTLKGTITVTAGLGGMGGAQPLAVTMNGGVCIGIDVDETRIDRRIETRYTDVKTDSLDEAIRLAEEAKKEGRALSIGLLGNASELLPEMIARNFIPDALTDQTSAHDPLNGYIPSGMSFEEAAELRKSNPEEYVKRSKASMATHVKAMLEMMEKGAVTFDYGNNIRQVAKDEGVANAFDFPGFVPAYIRPQFCEGKGPFRWVALSGDPEDIYKTDQAILREFSDNEHLCNWIRMAQEKIQFQGLPSRICWLGYGERARFGKILNDMVASGELKAPVVIGRDHLDSGSVASPNRETEAMKDGSDVVSDWPILNAMINAVGGATWVSVHHGGGVGMGYSLHAGVVIVADGTKEAEERIERVLTTDPGMGVVRHADAGYELAKKTAREKGINIPMLDKGTDQ; encoded by the coding sequence ATGAATGCGTTTACAAAAAACAAGGTGATACGTTATGAAGGTACTGAATTACATACAAAAGGATGGCAACAAGAGGCTGTACTTCGGATGTTAATGAATAATTTAGATCCTGATGTGGCTGAGCATCCAGAGGAACTTGTTGTATACGGGGGAATCGGGAAGGCTGCCCGAAATTGGGAATCATTTGATGCAATTGTTCAATCTTTGAAAAAATTAGAAGAGGATGAAACCCTACTTGTTCAGTCAGGAAAGCCAGTAGTTATCTTTAAAACCCATCAGAATGCACCACGCGTACTGATTGCAAATTCGAATATTGTACCAGCTTACGCAAATTGGGATACATTTCATGAGCTTGATAAAAAAGGATTAATGATGTATGGACAAATGACAGCAGGTAGCTGGATTTATATTGGTTCTCAAGGAATTGTGCAAGGAACGTATGAAACATTTGCAGAGCTTGCGAAACAACATTTCAATCATACACTCAAAGGTACTATCACTGTAACGGCGGGTCTTGGCGGTATGGGTGGAGCTCAGCCTCTTGCTGTCACGATGAATGGTGGCGTCTGCATTGGTATTGATGTTGATGAGACAAGGATTGATCGACGAATTGAGACTCGTTATACAGATGTAAAAACGGATTCACTGGATGAAGCAATCCGTTTGGCTGAAGAAGCAAAAAAAGAAGGAAGAGCTTTATCAATCGGTCTATTAGGCAATGCTTCTGAACTTTTACCGGAAATGATTGCACGCAATTTTATCCCGGATGCATTAACAGATCAAACATCAGCGCACGATCCATTGAATGGATATATTCCTTCAGGAATGTCATTTGAAGAAGCAGCAGAATTGCGAAAATCTAACCCTGAAGAGTACGTGAAACGTTCAAAAGCATCGATGGCAACACATGTGAAAGCAATGCTTGAGATGATGGAAAAAGGTGCGGTGACGTTCGATTATGGTAACAATATTCGTCAGGTTGCAAAAGATGAGGGCGTAGCTAATGCCTTTGACTTTCCTGGATTCGTTCCAGCCTATATACGTCCGCAATTCTGTGAAGGAAAAGGTCCTTTTCGTTGGGTAGCATTGTCAGGGGATCCTGAAGATATTTATAAAACGGATCAGGCTATCTTACGTGAATTTAGTGATAATGAACATTTGTGTAACTGGATTCGTATGGCACAGGAAAAAATTCAATTCCAAGGTCTCCCTTCCCGTATTTGCTGGTTGGGCTATGGAGAGCGTGCTCGGTTTGGAAAAATCCTAAATGATATGGTGGCTAGTGGCGAGTTAAAAGCACCAGTTGTGATTGGACGTGACCACTTAGATTCTGGCTCTGTTGCTTCACCAAATCGTGAAACAGAAGCCATGAAAGACGGATCAGATGTGGTATCAGACTGGCCAATTTTAAATGCGATGATAAACGCAGTGGGTGGTGCTACTTGGGTTTCCGTACACCATGGAGGCGGCGTCGGAATGGGCTACTCTTTACACGCAGGAGTAGTTATTGTGGCAGATGGTACGAAGGAAGCGGAAGAACGCATTGAGCGAGTGCTGACAACTGATCCAGGTATGGGGGTAGTACGTCACGCTGATGCGGGATATGAATTGGCAAAGAAAACAGCTCGTGAAAAAGGGATTAATATTCCAATGCTTGATAAAGGGACTGATCAGTAA
- a CDS encoding response regulator transcription factor: MEIHLIAKDELEAQGIRWLVESHFTGVRLVPWNTMEEFGSGIKKQKPELVILDMDGWKDESEQLGKMMQQNRIRWLGISSERIFQTAYRALRFRAEDVLFRPFSPSDLIKHIQQLRYQLRNDRRYFENRATEEGGSLPIDYPDLFLTERKLVSPITMVALLTPHPETLPLVYDALQRYSFTGKHRIFALSDFIVCIRETQGIEVLKEEYHAFLAYWKDLMNEPLTIVIKETSSGDSLKKAYQQIRQLTRLVFFEGYDIVLVENEQMIPQEMDPFLTPLEQRQWIEMLEKRDIKAIRDWVEREFLTFQQPYPDPENVRVRLTSVLAQIRRYMKSHNLQSADWETFYHEVFQQIVHKPVIYQIIQGLLMFITRLLQQNQEQMQEGSRTLVEKAKELIESNYWDAQWNLAACADALRINKSTLSRRFAAESGQSFRKTLHGVRIREAKRLLRETDLSLEEVARLTGYSHQTYFNTKFKQIEACIPSAYRSGL; this comes from the coding sequence ATGGAAATTCATTTAATAGCAAAAGATGAGTTAGAAGCTCAAGGAATTCGGTGGTTGGTAGAGTCTCATTTTACTGGAGTTCGATTGGTTCCGTGGAATACAATGGAGGAATTTGGAAGTGGTATAAAAAAGCAGAAGCCTGAGCTTGTTATTCTGGATATGGACGGGTGGAAGGATGAGAGTGAACAATTAGGTAAGATGATGCAACAAAATAGAATTCGCTGGTTAGGGATTTCATCTGAGCGAATCTTCCAAACTGCTTATCGTGCGCTCCGTTTTCGTGCAGAAGATGTTTTATTCCGGCCGTTTTCTCCGTCAGATCTAATCAAACATATTCAACAACTGCGCTATCAGTTGCGAAATGATCGTCGTTACTTTGAGAATAGGGCAACAGAAGAAGGCGGTTCGCTTCCCATCGATTATCCTGACCTTTTCCTGACAGAGCGAAAACTCGTTAGTCCGATAACAATGGTTGCCCTTTTAACTCCCCATCCAGAAACACTTCCATTAGTATACGATGCATTGCAACGTTATTCTTTTACCGGAAAGCATCGGATCTTTGCTCTATCGGATTTTATTGTATGCATACGGGAAACCCAAGGGATTGAAGTGCTCAAGGAAGAATACCACGCCTTTCTTGCATATTGGAAAGACCTTATGAATGAACCCCTTACTATTGTAATTAAGGAAACTTCCTCAGGTGATTCATTAAAAAAAGCCTATCAGCAAATACGTCAGTTAACAAGGCTAGTTTTTTTCGAAGGGTATGATATCGTTTTAGTGGAAAATGAACAAATGATTCCTCAGGAAATGGACCCCTTCCTTACTCCGTTGGAACAACGTCAGTGGATTGAAATGCTTGAAAAAAGAGATATAAAAGCCATTCGGGATTGGGTGGAACGTGAATTTTTAACCTTTCAGCAGCCATATCCTGATCCAGAAAACGTGCGTGTTCGTCTTACGAGTGTGCTCGCGCAGATTCGTCGATATATGAAGTCACACAATCTCCAAAGTGCAGACTGGGAAACATTCTATCATGAAGTTTTTCAACAAATTGTCCATAAGCCAGTCATTTATCAAATTATCCAAGGGTTGCTTATGTTTATAACCCGTTTGCTTCAGCAGAATCAGGAGCAAATGCAGGAAGGGTCACGAACACTGGTTGAGAAAGCAAAAGAGTTGATTGAGTCTAACTATTGGGATGCTCAGTGGAATTTAGCGGCATGTGCTGATGCACTTCGTATCAATAAGAGTACTCTAAGTCGTCGCTTTGCAGCGGAATCCGGCCAGTCTTTTCGCAAGACGTTGCATGGTGTACGGATTCGAGAGGCTAAACGGCTATTGCGAGAAACGGATTTATCATTGGAGGAAGTGGCACGATTAACCGGTTATTCTCACCAAACTTATTTTAATACTAAATTCAAACAGATTGAGGCATGTATCCCATCAGCTTACCGATCTGGATTATAA